From one Lotus japonicus ecotype B-129 chromosome 3, LjGifu_v1.2 genomic stretch:
- the LOC130749104 gene encoding serine/threonine-protein kinase-like protein ACR4: protein MGFSAKQFLSELVVFSYLWFPVSSLGSMSSIAVSYGDKGSAFCGLKSDGSHTVACNGFNSAIIYGTPPQFSFFGLTAGDGFVCGLLMSSSQPYCWGSTNYIGMGVPQPMVKGAQYLEISAGDYHLCGLRKPLTGRHRNTSFVDCWGYNMTKNYVFDGQIQSISAGSEFNCGLFSQNRTVFCWGDETSSQIMSLMPQDMRFQKLSAGGYHVCGILEGVNSRAICWGRSLDMEEEISLVRSVKGQGNIDVAPKDPLLSVVGGKFHACGVKSYDHGVICWGYSLKASTPVPSGIKVFEVVAGNYFTCGILAEESLEPVCWGVGFPTTLPMAVSPRMCRSTPCPPGYYEIEQDQQKGLLCKSPDSHICMPCTGVCPDEMYQKSECNLKFDRVCEYNCSLCSSPECNSNCSSSNSNASTGKKNGRFWGLQLTVVIAEIAFAVLIVCIASITAVLYVRYKLRGCECSATRSNVKKLNRSSSHQRENSKIRPDMEEFKIRRAQMFPYEELESATAGFKEESIVGKGSFSCVFKGVLKDGTVVAVKRAIMSPNMQKNSKEFHTELDLLSRLNHAHLLNLLGYCEDGGERLLVYEYMAHGSLHQHLHSPNKELREQLDWVRRVTIAVQAARGIEYLHGYACPPVIHRDIKSSNILIDEEHNARVADFGLSLLGPADSSSPLAELPAGTLGYLDPEYYRLHYLTTKSDVYSFGVLLLEILSGRKAIDMQYEEGNIVQWAVPLIKSGDIATILDPVLKPPSDLDALKRIANVACKSVRMRGKDRPSMDKVTTALERALAQLMGSPCIEQPILPTEVVLGSNRMHKKSSQRSSNRSASETDVAENEDQRFVEFRAPSWITFPSVTSSQRRKSSGSEAEVDGKNNSEVRNFGGGNVGGGGDVLRSLEEEIGPASPQERLFLQHNF, encoded by the coding sequence ATGGGGTTCTCAGCAAAACAATTCTTATCTGAGCTTGTGGTGTTTTCATACTTATGGTTCCCAGTTTCAAGCCTTGGTTCCATGTCTTCAATTGCTGTCTCTTATGGGGATAAAGGTTCAGCCTTTTGTGGTTTGAAATCAGATGGGTCTCATACTGTGGCCTGTAATGGATTCAACTCAGCCATAATTTATGGAACACCACCCCAATTTTCATTCTTTGGTCTAACTGCTGGTGATGGCTTTGTGTGTGGGCTTCTGATGAGTTCAAGCCAACCCTATTGCTGGGGTAGCACTAACTACATAGGGATGGGTGTGCCACAACCTATGGTGAAGGGGGCTCAGTACCTAGAAATCAGTGCTGGGGATTATCACCTCTGTGGGTTGAGGAAACCCTTGACAGGAAGACACAGGAACACTTCTTTTGTTGATTGCTGGGGCTACAACATGACCAAAAACTATGTGTTTGATGGGCAGATTCAGTCAATCTCAGCAGGTTCTGAGTTCAATTGTGGCTTGTTTTCTCAAAACAGGACTGTGTTCTGCTGGGGAGATGAGACTAGTAGCCAGATTATGAGTCTGATGCCTCAAGACATGAGATTCCAGAAGCTCTCTGCCGGTGGATATCATGTTTGTGGAATCTTAGAAGGGGTGAATTCTAGGGCTATTTGTTGGGGGAGGAGCTTGGACATGGAGGAGGAAATTTCGTTGGTGCGGTCGGTGAAAGGACAAGGGAACATTGATGTTGCTCCAAAGGATCCTTTGCTTTCTGTGGTGGGAGGAAAGTTTCATGCTTGTGGTGTCAAGAGCTATGATCATGGAGTGATTTGCTGGGGGTATAGTTTGAAAGCAAGCACCCCAGTTCCTAGTGGGATTAAGGTGTTTGAGGTTGTTGCAGGGAACTATTTCACCTGTGGAATACTTGCTGAGGAATCTCTTGAGCCTGTTTGTTGGGGTGTTGGCTTCCCCACCACTCTTCCTATGGCAGTTTCGCCAAGAATGTGCAGGTCCACTCCATGTCCACCTGGTTACTATGAAATTGAACAAGACCAGCAAAAGGGTCTACTTTGCAAGTCCCCAGATTCTCACATTTGCATGCCTTGCACTGGTGTTTGTCCTGATGAAATGTATCAGAAAAGTGAATGCAATCTGAAATTTGATCGAGTTTGTGAATATAATTGTTCTCTTTGTTCATCACCTGAATGCAATTCCAACTGCTCCTCTTCCAATTCCAATGCTTCCACTGGGAAGAAAAATGGTAGATTCTGGGGTCTGCAGTTAACAGTGGTTATTGCTGAGATAGCTTTTGCAGTTTTGATTGTTTGCATTGCTTCCATAACTGCAGTTTTGTATGTTAGATACAAGCTAAGAGGTTGTGAGTGTTCAGCAACAAGGTCAAATGTGAAGAAGCTAAATAGAAGCTCTTCACACCAAAGGGAGAACAGTAAGATCCGCCCTGACATGGAGGAGTTCAAGATTAGAAGGGCTCAGATGTTCCCGTATGAAGAGCTTGAAAGTGCAACTGCTGGATTCAAAGAAGAATCAATTGTAGGGAAAGGAAGCTTTTCTTGTGTGTTCAAGGGGGTTCTCAAAGATGGCACTGTTGTTGCTGTGAAAAGGGCTATAATGTCTCCCAACATGCAGAAAAACTCTAAAGAGTTTCACACTGAGCTTGACTTGCTCTCAAGGCTGAACCATGCTCATTTGCTCAACCTTCTAGGCTACTGTGAGGATGGTGGAGAGAGGCTTCTTGTGTATGAGTACATGGCTCATGGTTCTTTGCATCAGCATTTGCATAGCCCTAACAAAGAGCTGAGAGAGCAGTTAGATTGGGTGAGAAGGGTCACAATTGCGGTCCAAGCAGCGCGAGGAATAGAGTATTTGCACGGCTATGCTTGTCCACCAGTGATTCATAGAGACATCAAATCCTCAAACATACTCATTGATGAAGAACACAATGCTAGAGTTGCTGATTTTGGTTTGTCTTTGCTTGGTCCTGCAGATAGTAGCTCCCCTTTGGCTGAGTTGCCAGCTGGGACTCTTGGTTATCTTGATCCTGAGTACTACAGGCTTCACTATCTTACAACAAAATCTGATGTTTATAGCTTTGGTGTTCTGCTTTTGGAGATTCTTAGTGGAAGAAAAGCAATTGACATGCAATATGAAGAAGGGAACATAGTTCAATGGGCAGTGCCTCTGATCAAATCAGGAGATATAGCCACGATCCTCGACCCGGTTCTGAAACCTCCTTCTGATCTCGATGCCTTGAAAAGGATTGCTAATGTGGCTTGTAAGAGTGTGAGGATGAGAGGGAAAGATAGGCCTTCAATGGACAAAGTGACAACAGCTTTGGAGAGAGCTCTTGCTCAGTTAATGGGAAGTCCTTGCATCGAGCAACCGATTTTGCCGACTGAGGTGGTTTTAGGAAGTAATAGAATGCATAAGAAATCATCTCAGAGGTCTTCAAATAGATCAGCTTCAGAAACTGATGTCGCAGAAAATGAGGATCAGAGGTTTGTTGAGTTTAGAGCACCTTCATGGATAACTTTCCCCAGTGTCACTTCTTCTCAGAGAAGAAAGTCTTCAGGCTCAGAGGCTGAGGTTGATGGGAAAAATAATTCAGAGGTGAGGAACTTTGGTGGCGGtaatgttggtggtggtggtgatgtttTGAGAAGCCTTGAAGAAGAGATTGGTCCTGCTTCTCCTCAAGAGAGACTGTTCTTGCAACACAACTTCTAA